A stretch of DNA from Cottoperca gobio chromosome 18, fCotGob3.1, whole genome shotgun sequence:
GTCCGCTAGTGTTAGCCTGGCGCATTTTGTCATCGGAGGGTGTAAGCGAGGGATCTGTGCGGATCCCCGAGTACTGCAAATATGTTGTGACCGAATGGACAGTCCACATGGCACTGAAATGCTCTATTGGAGCATGTGTGGAACATGTCCTCCAAGCGAACAGTATAAACATTGGAACTAACTTGCCCAAACCAGGAAAAAGATCCCCAGACCACAGGGTGTCTATATACTTTTGGCCATGTAATGTATCAACTGACGCACATATCGTCTCTAGAGATTAAATCCAATTCATACATAATCTTAGAATGGCCCTTTGCCAAAGCCATTCACTATGATGTgatcatgttttaaaatgaatacatttttatgcaaatgtatcattttgtgttatttgtctAGAAATACAGCGAAAACATTTCAGCAGAGCAGCACCTTCTCTTTATGTATACTCACACATACCAACCAATGCTctttataatgaaatataacaCACCAAAAAGCATATTTCATACAAAGGGCTGTGGAAGCCACACTACCATCACTATAATGGCTTGGATGACTCATCCCTTTGCATAACTTCAATTACCTTGTTGCTATGGTGCCAAAGCCTGGCCAAACTCTATATGGCATTCTTTTGATGCCTTCAGAGGAGGATGCAGTGGTGGAGGCATACTGCTCTTTTactaaacacatgcattttaagGATAAGGCTGGTGTTATTCGTTTTTTGTTAATTCTATATCACCAAATGTGTTCAATATTTTCTTACTTCCCTTCCCTGTCTGTAGCACTCAGTTTACATTTGTGATATAGAAAATCACCAACTTTATCCTATAAAGATGCCCTCCATGGTTTCGTTATAGCACCCCAAAGTTCCCCTAAATCCCAAAGTTACCTTCCGCTCGATGAAAACCATTTAGTGGGATTTTAgtatacaacatttatttttcatagatCAACTCAAAGtctattttgatgttttttcttgTTGTCCTAATGTTGCACAATCATCAgtcatacattttatacatttgtagGTAGGAAGTTGTTTCCAAACTCTGGGCTGAGCTCTGATCAGCTGCCTTACATGTCACCGTGACATTCTTAACATTACgctttgtgtttttccttttcttctcttttgtacCATTTTATATTATCCATGAAATCAAGGCTGTAATCACTTTTGTAATGGAAGCAGATAATGGAAATGATTTTATGGAACTGATTCCACTGGAGATGGGACCAGTTTGCTAATTTTCAGGTAAAACTAAGTTTATTTCACAATTTTAACAACATGATGAAGGGATTCTTCTTGGATTGGATGGCAGTGTTATAAAAAtgattgtaaaaaaataattttttaaCGTACAAAAAAAGGATTGTACTGCTGACATTTCCTTGCTTTACTTAAGTGGCTACTGATAATCAGTTATCAATAAACACTTCCTTTTCTCCCGGTTTACCTGTTTTTCAAATACATCAATAGCAGATGTTGCTCTTTGGTTTATCTGCATTGTTGACCTTTGTGGTCATCTGTTGCTAAGGTTACGAGCAAATCTCAACATCTTTGTTGCCAAGCCGAAACAGATTCATGGCATCGACAATCTCATACTgaaaaaaatgtcaacatgagACCATTAGTCAAAGAAAGAGAGTGAACTGAATTCAGGAGATGGTAGTAAAAACAAAGCCTTTTTGTAATTTTtaatgatttgttgtttttttacgaGATTAAGACGGGAGTTACAGATttagaaagagggggggggctAAGATATAAGCGACAGACCAGAGGTGAGGGTACAGTGTCTGCACGTTTATGTATACTTGCATCTAAAAATTGCTTCTTTGAAGACGTACAAGCAtcaatttaaaaagtataaaaaaattCAAAGATGACAGAAACAAAGACGTCAGTGTACCTTAAAATAGTTTGAGTCCTGTGTGCGGCGAGTGTTGTCCATGGTCTTTCTAGATGTACGTTGTTGTAACCATCGTAATAAACATGCGTTTGCTGGATGTAAATATGCGCATGTCAATGACTACTTTTGCTATACATGAAGAAACAATAAAGTGAActatttttattacaaaatgctTCATTGTGGTCAGAGATCATTCTTATGTGAGTGTGAACCTGAACATTACAGGCGTTCATATTTTCTTCATAttgtcttcctgttttccaATTTCATGAACACAAGTTGTCGATACAAAGCAAACATACACGGGGTCATCCGACAAATGAGTTGAACTTGGCTCAACTTTAGCTGCAAAGCAATTAAATATCACTTGCCAATACATTATGATGGCCAATCAAACAAGTGGAAGTGCTCGTACCCTGTAGATTTCTTTGCAAAGTGAACAGCAGTCAAGATGGAGGGAAAGACATTTGTCAAAGCTGTCATCGGCACAAACAAAATTGCATTCATCTGCATTGTACTGGGGTGGAGGCAGGGGTAGTTACACcgtaaataaacaaacatgctgTGAACTGTTAATGTCAATAGATTGAAGCCAATAACTGCCTCAATGATGGTCTGGTGCATTTTGATAAATACACTCTCCTTCATGATAAATAAATCACTTCTAGGGTTAAGAATGATAATCCCCTGTGTAGTCCTTCGGGCAGATTACAGCACAGACTGTAATTAAAGGTGGGAGGGAGCATAAAACAGGATTTAGCTTGCTTTGATACGTCGTGCTGAACAGGGGTGGGGGTGTTCAGCAGGGTGATTAGAGGTTAGAGCAGCCATCAGAGGAGATGATAATTGTGGGCTGCAGGGATCTGCTAACACCCACACAGACCAATAACCACATATACATGTCTGTCAGGGTTTGAGAAACACAGAAGCTACTGACAAGGAATTCCACAGGCTGTCAAATGAGCTTCAGTAATTCAACCTCCGAACAGACAACATGAATGGATGTGTGCATTGActgggtggtgtgtgtgagtgacagagaTGCACAGatataaattaaaaaggatGAGATTGGACATGCATTTAGTAAAGTAGGACTAAGGCTGATTCATAAGGGTTACAATTAGGCAACTGCACTGCAAATGAAAGGCtgctggtaaaaaaaataaagagtagagaaaaaagagaaagtggagaaaatatagaagatagagagagggtGCCAGATGACAGGGTGAGGGAAAAGTAACACAGGGCTGGGCAGAGGCAGTGAGGAGGGAGTGGGGGATGAGATAAGGGAGGAGTGGAGTGGTTGATGGTTGCAGCTCTGCCAATGGAGAGGTGCAGTGATTCATGTTGTCACGTGGTGAAGACTGGGTGACTCATCCACCAACATCATCATGCAGCCACTGCAGagcacctaaacacacacacacacacacacacacacacacacacacacacacacacacacacacacacacagtgcacacattaGACATATGTTTGCATCCATGCTTATGTACACAAAACCACAAGCTGATCAAACATATTCATGAGCATACACATAGTAAACATGAAGCAGCATGCCcattaaaacaatacatttggaTAGGCTACTATAGGAGACACGCTTAAGCTGCTGGTACTTACATATATAAAACccatggttatatatatatatatctctctcgaacacacacacacacacacacacacacactaatattaTAGGGTGTGTTTGCTCTGTCTAGTTTACACTCCAGCAACCTCACCCCAAATTCATCTTTTAGTCCGCATCATTGGTCAGTTAGAATTTCATTTAGTGTAGGAGTCGGCCAGAGTTAACCAACTAGAAGAGTTTAGCCGCCCCCCTCTCAATTTGTGAAGCCCACATCGGATTGCCACAAACCTGTATGTGATATGATTTTGCACACATCAGAtagattgtttttaaatcccACCGCTGCCAGGATGGCCTAGTCACTAACTAGTGATTgtactattaatactacaaacttcgccttttgatttattttgccaAAAAGTACAACAATGTCATACCGCTTTTGGTACCGCTTCAATTTGTTTATAGTTCCCATTAATAGGCTGTTCTCTCCTTAGTTTAGTTTGGCAGACAGTGCTCACTTCCGGCTGCATATCCCCACTCATCTCGCTAGTATTGGCTAGTATTAAACTCAGCCGTTGGCTTCCCTATCGTTAATGGTGTATAACCATCAGTGTTATGATGAAGCATGTGCACGGCCTGAGAGGAAACAATACCTGTGAGTAAGAATCAGGGCGAATTGTTCCCTATTTCAATTACGTAACCCGGAAGCCGTTAGAACCCTAGCCTTCAAATTAAGGTGAGAAAGTATAACTTTGAAAGTTCACCGTTTTTGCACGTTTTATAGgctacatatttaaaaaaaggaaattatattagttgtgtgtgtatgtgcgtgcatgCGCGTGTGTGGGTTTGTTGATTACATGTTCTAACGTGGAAATTATGGAGCCAATAAATCcattacacaaaaacacaaaattcaaAGGGGcatttaacaaatatatttgaACACTATGTtactttattgttgttgttgttgttgttgttgttgttgctgttgttaggTAAAGGTTGTTTATGAATCGTTAAGAATTTGCGCGATAACGCTTTTACTCTGAAAATATTGCATCGGAAGACGTATTGTTGTCGTTACAGCAGGCAGGATGTGGCTGTATAGTCTGTGCGAGAAGGCAGTAAAAGattttaaattcaatttaagGTTCAAATGAACGTTTTTATCCAGTAAGCAACAGACTCAGCTTCCCGAGTTGCACGAGACAAACCAGCCAGAGTTTGTCTcgtgtgttttttgtgtcaGTTTAGTTTACATCAGCGAAGTGAGTAGAGATGAAGCCTCCTCCTCGTAAACGAATTAAATCACGTCGGAACCAGACTCTTGAACCATTAACAACTTCATGTAAAGTGTCCTGTCAATGGCAGCGGACAGAACAGAAGAATCTCTTGAAAGCCCTTAAAACACTCAGCAGCACCACACGAGGCAACGGAGACATTGACTGTGCTTTTCTGAGAGAACACGTTCCTACTCGGTCCATTTCAGAGGTACGTTAAACAACTAATCAATTAGCAACCATTTATTTCAGtacaaaaatgcacattttgccACCTCAGTGAAAACACTGCTTTGGGTAGCTCTACTTTGTAAAGACGTGAGGACTGTCCCTTCCTTCCTTTAGATCAACACAGTCGTGGAATTTCTGAAGAACAAAGTGATCTCATCGGCGAGCTTCAAACTGAAGCATAAGAaatgggaggagaagaaggtCAGAAAACCCATCGAGGTGTGGACACACATAGCTTCTGCTATGGCAGGAACCCTCGAAGAACCCATTTCCAATGCTTTCTCTCAGGTACTGCAAGCCTGATATTAAATCGGGCAGGCTCAGATCGTTCTTTGTTCTTCTACATTATGGAAGTGGAGTGATATCAATCGTAATCACACTCAATCTCAATTAAAACATTGTCATATTGTTCAGCACAGGGCGACCTTCTGCTGTCTGTAGATTTCACTTCAGGTCTGAAACACCCTGCTGGATAAAGTGATGTGAAGAGTCAAACCTGTATCTACCTGCTCAGTTCTGGATTCTGAATCAATCATCTGTGTCCTCCCGccatcctcctctccctgtgtTTCTCAGATGATGATAGTGTCCTCCACGGAGCCTTGCACCCTGAAGAACTGTGACCCTCCCCAGGTGTACAGACCACCCACAGACAATGACGGGCCTGTTGGACGCACTGTCCCTTTGAGACCAATGCCAGTCAAAGGTATGGAGCTCCAGTTCCTCTGTTTTATCAAATGTGGAGGACGACAAATATTGATATCCAGCGTTTGCATCATTTCCATTAGCACCTGTTTGTGACGTCTGTTGTtggtagttgttttgagtctctttgtagttgtttatgtctctttgtagttgttttgagtctttatGTAGTTATATTGTGgctttgtggttatttatatctcattgtagtttttaatctatttttggTTGAGTAACAGTAAGGCTTTATAAATGAAGAACATGAGATGGCTATTTCTTCTTGACTGTAAGGATGCATTGCTACATGATTAGAGCTTACATATTACAGCTTTTATAATGTACATTTCCCCCCCTTCTTAGTTGAGCATCCTGGCAACAACACAGCCCGTCCTATAGCACTCAATAATCCAGCGGCAGCCATGAGCCCATCCGAAAGACTCCCAGCATCACCCCATGTGGTTAGCGTGCCTAACAGCCCTAACTCTCCACCCCAGCAACAGCTTTCTACTACAGCTGGAACTTCACCTGCTACCGCCCCCACCTCTCAGtctactgccacctgctgtcaACCGGATGCAGCAGAAATACTTGTTGTGCCTTCTACATCTCCACAACCTGCCTCGCAGACTGTGACCCCACTTACAGGACAAGTCCCGCCCGCTTCGGGCTCTGCAGCAGCGGTGAAGACTCCGAGTGTTGGCAGCCCTCTAATCCGGAATACCCAGCAGAGCAACACCCTACTACCATCAGAGCAACACCCTACTACCATCTCCACCACCTCTACATCAAAGTCCACTTCATCCGGTCCTCAtacatccctctcctcctctgccaccACTCCAGTACCCGGCACTGAAGCGTCCTCTGGTGTCCCTCCAACGCACCCACTCTCCACCCCTGCCACGGCATGTCATGCCAAGTTTGGTCGCACCAACAAATACGCCACAAAAGACAGTCCGAGGACGTTCGGTGTCAAGAGCGTAGTGGACTTTGAGAGGATCTATCGCTACCTGAGTGTCATCCACCAGCCGGATAAAAAGTGTCATCTCACCGAAATGGGTGAGTCCGAGATTGGTGTCCCCTTAAAGTGCAACATCACGGCAGATATTTGAACAAATCCACTGCAGTCACAGTCAACATATAACATTCAATCGTGTATAAAATCCTCTATGATACAACCCAGcttctatcacacacacagcaggcaaTAACAATTATTTGGTTTATAGGAGAATAATATCCAAAATATCGTACATGTATTAGTTACTGTCCATTTTGCCGCTGCATTAAAATTAATCTGTTTTCTATCGGTCTCATCCTCCAGAGAGTGCGATAGTGTTGGACCTGTTGATGTCTCTCCCAGAGGAGCTTCTCCTGCTCGACTGCAACAAACTGAACAAACATCTGACCCAGGTACAACATATTGCACACTAGTTTGTTTGTTGGGAGTCTTGTCCATAAATTAGAGGCgtttaaaaaatagaaaaagattaACGAAGAGGACAGCGCATGGATGTTAAAAAAGCACGCCTAGTTTATTCACCAaccatttcttttcattttgcttattgatgctgtttaaataaaaactagtAAATTGATTGTTTGACATAAAACTCCGCTTTCATAAGGCAAGAGCCTGGAAGACGTTCAAATCAGGCCCTAAAAAACGGAAATTAAAACCCCACAATTATAACATGGTTTGGCGTCATCATGGTAACTGGATATATCCCCGCAAAACGCCGTCCCGTTCCTGTTTTATACCATTTCAAGCCCTTTCCGCCTCTCACTGATGTAAGGGATCGGTGCTCTGGTCTGGGCTTGTGTTTGCTCTCTGCTTCCTATTTAACTGACCTGGCCCACACTAATCAACCTATGGAAAAAGAGGATGTATCTGGAGCTGCAGGTTAAAGGTCATTAGGTTCTAATATTGTCACACAGACCGGCAGTACAACAGGACCCTAGCAGACCGGATAAAACTAGATGTCAttttgtaaacattttcctgacgagTTTATGGTCCtgatcgctagtttcaagtcatCTTGAATCCAGCAGgatgtttattttgtcatttatggACCCATTTAGATTGAAAAAGACGATAAAGccgggtatgctttagggcgtggctaccttgtgattaaCAGATCGCTACCGCAGTCTTGTCCAGTTTGGGTGTAGTCCGTGTTTTCATCTTGGAACCCTTTTTAACAGTgcgttttcagttcatgaaaatTAATTGTAACAGTTTCGTCGCCTAAAATTGTTTTATTCAGTACTCCGTTTCTGAGCGCCACCCTCTCgtctggttaaaaaaaagaaacagcccTCCTCTTCATGTCTTCAGATGTATCGATTTCTCTCAACCACCTCTGGCTACCCGATGGCAGAAGAAACGTTTAAAGACCTGAAGGATGGACTCTTTGCTCAGACAGAGGCAGCGAGCAGTCGAGACAGCA
This window harbors:
- the snapc2 gene encoding snRNA-activating protein complex subunit 2 is translated as MKPPPRKRIKSRRNQTLEPLTTSCKVSCQWQRTEQKNLLKALKTLSSTTRGNGDIDCAFLREHVPTRSISEINTVVEFLKNKVISSASFKLKHKKWEEKKVRKPIEVWTHIASAMAGTLEEPISNAFSQMMIVSSTEPCTLKNCDPPQVYRPPTDNDGPVGRTVPLRPMPVKVEHPGNNTARPIALNNPAAAMSPSERLPASPHVVSVPNSPNSPPQQQLSTTAGTSPATAPTSQSTATCCQPDAAEILVVPSTSPQPASQTVTPLTGQVPPASGSAAAVKTPSVGSPLIRNTQQSNTLLPSEQHPTTISTTSTSKSTSSGPHTSLSSSATTPVPGTEASSGVPPTHPLSTPATACHAKFGRTNKYATKDSPRTFGVKSVVDFERIYRYLSVIHQPDKKCHLTEMESAIVLDLLMSLPEELLLLDCNKLNKHLTQMYRFLSTTSGYPMAEETFKDLKDGLFAQTEAASSRDSNRTNGPQNSDVTDSGRKKAQPEEAESQSSESNNASGQSQDAGVTGLCPPLNPFMVPLKLLMRK